A genomic region of Ignavibacteria bacterium contains the following coding sequences:
- a CDS encoding TonB-dependent receptor → MKRKNILNENHSLKQLALIFLILIFSGYSLFAGTTGKIVGKVTDAQTNEPIVGANIIVEGTYFGAAAGIDGFYSINNVPPGKYRLIASAVGYQKTIIENVIVKIDLTTRIDIKMTSSVIQLDKEVVVTSERPLVQKDLTSTSVTISSDDIKMMPVESVNRIVNLQAGVIDGHFRGGRANDVAYLIDGVMVTDPFNGGFNIEVENTSIRQMEVITGTFNAEYGQALSGVVNIVTEGGSDKFKTDISAYTGNFVTTHTDIFRNLDRVDRISQKNLQITISGPLRPIKNLYYFLTVRYYDDIGHLYGKRVYNTWDDVPFYPDPLNKSIWIPRNTGDGAYVPMNPFTKYSANGKLTYALPSIVLSYSFFYDKTRNKYYDHYWSWTPDGMMTHYGNDWIHNFQLTHYISSNTSHSFKFTFNNYNFKGYLYEDEFDPRYVDPRQGIAISGYTFRSGGNQGGRYTRFTRSYIAQWSISSQVSKEHKIGSGFELRYHHIYNHYKDLINLTDGVVDSLGNKVFTPGYPDKGTITDRGSHIEYTRFPYEASAYIQDKMEYDIMIINAGVRFDYFNANAKLPADKRNPTRNPNFPGYNEWVKAKPKMQVSPRLGVSFPITDKGIIRFSYGHFFKIPNFENLYANPEFVVQPGNSLSSIIGNPDLNAEKNVIYELGLQQVLMEDLALNASLYYRDIRNWLGMEIVNTYEGFKYARFINRDYANVRGLIVTLDKRFSNYFGAKLDYTYQIAEGNASDPYAVYNYNQTNPPIEESKTVVPLDWDQRHTLNLSITVGIPGDWSAGLIFQYGSGTPYTEDIKISRGVRFENGGRKPTFINLDLRADKFFKVFGVNLYTYAIIYNVLDIKNEVGVYATTGRATADLNVKYAGEIIGLNTIDEYIKNPAMYSSPRQIRLGIGFQL, encoded by the coding sequence ATGAAAAGAAAAAATATTCTGAATGAGAATCACAGCTTGAAACAACTTGCTTTGATTTTTCTGATTTTAATTTTTTCGGGATATAGTTTGTTTGCAGGCACAACAGGTAAAATAGTCGGTAAAGTGACAGACGCTCAAACAAATGAACCAATAGTTGGTGCAAACATTATTGTTGAAGGGACTTACTTTGGTGCTGCTGCAGGTATCGATGGGTTTTATTCAATTAATAATGTTCCTCCTGGTAAATACAGACTAATTGCATCGGCTGTTGGTTATCAAAAAACAATCATTGAGAATGTGATTGTAAAGATTGATCTGACTACCCGTATTGATATTAAAATGACAAGCTCGGTCATTCAGCTTGATAAAGAAGTAGTTGTAACATCTGAAAGGCCACTTGTTCAAAAAGATTTGACTTCCACCTCTGTTACCATTTCTTCAGATGATATTAAGATGATGCCCGTTGAAAGTGTAAATAGAATTGTAAATCTTCAAGCGGGTGTAATTGACGGACATTTTCGTGGTGGTCGAGCAAACGATGTTGCATATCTTATTGATGGTGTGATGGTTACTGACCCATTCAATGGTGGATTTAACATTGAGGTTGAAAACACTTCAATCCGTCAAATGGAAGTTATAACCGGTACATTTAATGCTGAGTATGGTCAGGCACTTTCAGGAGTTGTGAATATTGTTACTGAAGGTGGTTCAGATAAATTTAAAACAGATATAAGCGCTTACACTGGTAATTTCGTCACCACTCATACAGATATTTTTAGAAATTTAGATCGGGTTGACAGAATATCTCAAAAGAATTTACAAATCACCATTAGTGGACCTTTAAGGCCAATTAAAAATCTTTATTACTTTTTGACAGTCCGCTACTACGATGATATTGGTCATTTATATGGAAAAAGAGTTTATAATACCTGGGATGATGTTCCCTTTTATCCCGATCCATTAAATAAATCTATATGGATTCCTCGAAACACAGGCGATGGTGCCTATGTGCCGATGAATCCATTCACAAAGTATTCAGCAAATGGGAAGTTGACTTATGCTCTTCCATCAATTGTTCTTTCTTATTCATTCTTCTATGATAAAACCAGAAACAAATACTATGACCATTACTGGTCCTGGACACCCGACGGAATGATGACGCATTACGGAAATGATTGGATTCATAATTTTCAATTGACACATTATATCTCTTCAAACACAAGTCACAGTTTCAAATTCACATTTAATAATTACAACTTCAAAGGTTACTTGTACGAAGATGAATTTGATCCAAGATATGTTGATCCACGACAGGGAATTGCAATATCTGGTTATACTTTTCGATCTGGTGGTAATCAAGGTGGAAGATACACTCGATTCACAAGATCTTACATTGCTCAATGGTCAATTTCTTCTCAGGTAAGCAAAGAGCATAAAATTGGTTCTGGCTTTGAATTGAGATATCATCACATTTATAATCATTACAAAGATTTAATTAATCTGACAGATGGAGTTGTAGATAGTCTTGGGAATAAAGTCTTTACTCCCGGATATCCTGATAAAGGAACAATTACTGACCGTGGTTCACATATCGAATACACAAGGTTTCCTTATGAAGCTTCGGCTTACATTCAGGACAAAATGGAATACGACATAATGATTATAAACGCCGGTGTGCGGTTTGATTATTTCAATGCAAACGCGAAACTTCCTGCAGATAAAAGAAATCCAACTCGAAATCCAAACTTTCCTGGTTACAATGAATGGGTAAAAGCAAAACCGAAAATGCAGGTCAGTCCGAGACTTGGTGTTTCATTCCCAATCACTGATAAAGGAATCATAAGATTTTCGTATGGACATTTCTTCAAGATTCCGAATTTCGAAAATCTATATGCAAATCCAGAGTTTGTCGTCCAGCCAGGTAATTCTCTCAGCTCAATTATTGGCAATCCTGATTTAAATGCTGAAAAGAATGTGATTTATGAATTGGGTCTGCAACAGGTTTTAATGGAAGATCTTGCATTAAACGCTTCGCTTTACTACAGAGATATTCGTAACTGGCTCGGTATGGAGATCGTTAATACTTATGAAGGTTTCAAATATGCTCGTTTCATTAATCGTGATTATGCAAATGTTAGAGGCTTGATTGTTACGCTTGATAAGAGATTTTCTAATTATTTCGGAGCTAAGTTAGATTACACATATCAAATTGCTGAAGGTAATGCTTCTGATCCTTATGCTGTCTACAATTACAATCAAACAAATCCGCCAATTGAAGAATCGAAAACCGTTGTGCCTCTTGATTGGGATCAACGACATACTTTGAATCTAAGTATAACTGTAGGAATTCCTGGTGATTGGTCAGCAGGATTAATTTTCCAGTATGGTTCAGGAACTCCTTATACTGAAGATATCAAGATTTCCCGCGGTGTCCGATTTGAAAATGGCGGTAGAAAGCCAACATTTATTAATCTCGATTTAAGGGCGGATAAATTTTTCAAAGTTTTTGGCGTCAATCTTTACACTTACGCTATTATTTATAATGTACTTGATATCAAAAACGAGGTTGGCGTTTATGCAACAACTGGAAGAGCAACTGCTGATTTAAATGTCAAATATGCTGGTGAAATTATTGGTTTGAATACCATCGATGAGTATATCAAAAATCCAGCAATGTATTCATCACCAAGACAAATTCGTCTTGGAATCGGATTCCAATTATAA